One stretch of Flavobacterium sp. 9 DNA includes these proteins:
- a CDS encoding lipoprotein signal peptidase: protein MTLRKAYFLIFLVLIVDQLSKIYVKTNFVLGEEVVIADWFRIHFIENEGMAWGTKIPGEYGKLILTVFRIFAVFGIGYWLADAIKKRHSTYLIVAIALIFAGAAGNIIDSVFYGVIFDDSTHSLATLFSPTPYGSWFHGLVVDMFYFPIWEGNLPTWLPIFGGKHFAFFNAIFNVADMAISTGVGILLVFNKRAFPKTA from the coding sequence ATGACATTACGAAAAGCGTATTTCCTTATATTCTTAGTTTTAATTGTTGATCAGCTTTCAAAAATCTATGTAAAAACAAACTTTGTTTTAGGTGAAGAAGTTGTTATTGCTGATTGGTTCAGAATTCATTTTATTGAAAATGAAGGAATGGCTTGGGGAACAAAGATTCCCGGAGAATACGGTAAATTGATTTTGACAGTTTTTAGGATCTTCGCCGTTTTCGGAATTGGATATTGGTTAGCTGATGCTATAAAAAAGCGTCATTCTACTTATTTGATAGTTGCTATTGCATTAATCTTTGCCGGTGCAGCAGGAAATATTATTGATTCTGTGTTTTACGGAGTGATTTTCGATGACAGTACACATAGTTTAGCAACTCTTTTCTCGCCAACTCCATACGGATCATGGTTTCATGGATTAGTAGTAGATATGTTTTATTTTCCTATTTGGGAAGGGAATTTGCCAACTTGGTTACCGATTTTTGGAGGTAAACATTTTGCTTTTTTCAATGCAATTTTCAATGTAGCCGATATGGCGATTTCAACAGGAGTTGGAATCTTATTGGTTTTTAATAAAAGAGCATTTCCTAAAACAGCATAA
- a CDS encoding roadblock/LC7 domain-containing protein — MNEITTTLNDFLVNTKSSAALILNGKGKLITSLHLDYGDSIAAMSAAILSMSEKFLIDLDKGALKQLFLKTSEGVVIGNKISGTNFIIAFSRDGSNLGLLMRSTDEVAAELSKNSLLK, encoded by the coding sequence ATGAATGAAATCACAACCACCTTGAACGATTTTTTAGTGAACACAAAATCCAGCGCTGCATTAATTCTAAATGGAAAAGGAAAACTAATCACTTCTCTTCACTTGGATTACGGAGACAGCATTGCAGCAATGAGCGCAGCAATCTTATCGATGAGCGAGAAATTCTTAATCGACTTAGATAAGGGAGCACTAAAACAACTCTTCCTGAAAACCTCTGAAGGAGTTGTAATTGGAAATAAAATAAGCGGCACAAATTTTATAATTGCTTTTTCCAGAGACGGAAGCAATCTGGGCTTATTAATGCGTTCAACAGATGAAGTAGCAGCCGAACTAAGCAAAAATTCCCTATTAAAATAA